A single region of the Denticeps clupeoides chromosome 18, fDenClu1.1, whole genome shotgun sequence genome encodes:
- the cenpu gene encoding centromere protein U: MSRMTRLLMSLKRAGKPGLANQHHAVPSPDISAIEKDGIFQGEQGPCHGTPLHSTTIEDSSISVQRPSENTESSGGDGVTNTPRTTDPRHAKSSKSSCNAGALPRITESSEVNALEEAEPDTSVSQFSSQPAPEERNAAHKPTGQKARQPRKPRASAGGKQKRKSSSSSSAESSAPPKKRKATGSAKNLTDLDVVLELFQDVVSEYKETVDSLSINRDIDAVLQSFTDQVTERITAQRDWSNIEKTKRKLNTDIKKKTARLHEANNKLRECEMRMKRLQKEHKEMSQRLDDMTKGMSFLRDLGNLHKESRKCR; this comes from the exons ATGAGTCGAATGACGAGACTTTTGATGAGCCTGAAACGG GCTGGGAAACCAGGCTTGGCAAATCAGCACCATGCTGTACCATCTCCAGATATCTCTGCTATTGAGAAGGACGGCATTTTTCAGGGGGAGCAGGGTCCCTGTCATG gcACACCGCTTCACAGTACAACCATCGAGGACAGCAGCATCAGTGTGCAACGGCCGAGTGAAAATACAGAAAGCAGTGGCGGAGATGGTGTGACGAACACCCCGAGAACCACTGATCCCAGACATGCAAAGTCATCGAAGAGCTCTTGCAATGCTGG TGCTTTGCCACGAATCACTGAGAGCAGTGAGGTGAACGCTCTGGAAGAGGCTGAACCTGACACCTCGGTCTCCCAGTTCTCCTCACAACCAGCACCCGAGGAGAGGAATGCAGCACACAAG CCTACAGGTCAGAAAGCAAGGCAACCACGGAAGCCACGGGCATCTGCAGGTGGGAAACAGAAGAGGAAGTCGTCATCAAGCTCATCAG CCGAAAGCAGCGCTCCTCCCAAGAAGCGCAAAGCAACAGGCAGTGCGAAAAATCTGACTGACCTTGATGTGGTGTTAGAGCTATTTCAGGACGTTGTTTCAGAGTACAA agaaaCCGTGGATTCCCTGTCTATTAATCGAGATATAGATGCTGTTTTACAGTCTTTTACTGATCAAGTCACAGAGAGA aTAACCGCGCAGAGGGATTGGAGCAACATTGAAAAGACTAAGAGAAAG CTGAACACTGACATTAAAAAGAAGACAGCCCGGCTGCATGAGGCCAACAACAAATTACGAGA ATGTGAGATGAGGATGAAAAGGCTGCAGAAGGAGCACAAAGAAATGAGCCAGAGATTGGATGACATGACAAAGGGCATGAGCTTTCTCCGAGACCTGGGTAATCTTCACAAGGAATCCCGCAAATGCCGCTAA